The DNA segment TACTTGAATTGTATAACTGTGTTTACTCAATTCTGatgggaaaagaaaataatgctgGTGAAGGCATGACTAACAACAGAAATAAGCCTACTCCCACTCACTGCTGCTTcctcctgctgctgctcctgcttgTGTACATCACGCTTTCCAGTTTTCCATTTGTGATCAACCATAATTCTAGTGAGCATACAACCTACACAAAGTCATTATTTAGGCATGAATGACTGGCTTGTGAAACCTAAGCCAAAGCCTTTGTGAGTGTGGTAGCCAGCCTGGCCATTTCGTACTGCCTTTccatggaaaggaagaaaaacatggTCTCCTGCTTCTGGAGGAGGTCCACGCCTTTGTTCGAGCTGCCTGAAGAGGATGACGTGGAGTTGGTGCTTGGTATTccaccacctcccctccccttcccccctcctccaccaccacctcctccacccaacaccacctcctcctactccgcctcctcctccccctccacttTCACTCCCTGTTGAAGAAGTTGTGTGTTAATTATACAGTTATATGGTTAGTTATGGGGGTCCTCTTTTAAAAATGAGTGCATTTATGCAGATGGCTGTTACAGACAGGCTGATCAGACACCCCAACAGATTTTGAACTGCAAGCACCAAACTAACTTCTCAATAACAGAAGAATAACCAAAAGTAAATTGAatacatgtgtttatatacaaataacaaaattttaaaaatctcaaaattttacaaatttctcAATTTTACAAATTTCTCAAAAATTTTACTAATTCCTAACAAAACGTTAGTTCAACTGACTGTGGAAAAGGAAAGAGTGCAAgaacctttttaatttttaaaatttgcataGTTATGCAAAGCAAGGGATTCCTTCTTGCTTTATAAATAACAGAACATAtggttttcttctcattcttgtTTTCTAACAAACTTAGCATCTATAAAATTTAATGTCAAGTTCAATTAGATTtacaactttataaaaaaaaaaaacttgtagatatgtacattactaaaaaaaacagagagagagagagagagagtagagagagagagagagagatagagagagagagagagagaattacataggCCTATTTCAAACCATTTTTTTTGTCCCACCATTTGATTTACGAAGGCCAAAGACGTCACTTCCTATTGGAGAAAAttgtatgagaagagagagagagagagagagagagagagagagagagagagagagagagagagagagagagaaactgactaACCTCCACCTGAATCCTTCACTCCCATTAGCCTACGGAATTTCTCGGCCATCTTGCCATCTTTGTCATTTGCGAATCTTGTACTGGCCCAGAGGGATGCTTGCCCTCCACCACCCCCTCCAGCAACACCACTAGCAGTACCCAGCAATCCTGGTTTTCCTGCCATTCCTCCAGCAGGAACATTGCTGTTAACtgctgctgccactgctggatgCTCTGTTGAAGTGAGGCTCCCGTACAGAGAGGTTCCTCCTATGCTGGCAACCGCCCCACCTACACCTGTGGCGCCATCTATGGACTTACTCTGCAGAGATAAAAGAAAgtacaaatttttcataaatttatttgatACTTGGCCTACtgttaaatggaatgataaataaaatttagatCAAAAGCCATGCCCTGGGACACCTATAATGAGGTCATCCAGCAACCAAAGAGAAACAGAGTAAAAAGGTTTCAAAgtttgacaggaggaaaaccttgcaactGCACTATGAGACGATTGTTAAAGGGCAGAGAGTAAGACTGAAGAAAAACACAGAATAAacacagaatagaatatagaagttAGGACAAGGTCCAAGTGCTGGAACCTTAgcagtgtggaaagtaagatagaagaaaaaatgaatggggttgcagttAGATGCCAAAGTAATTCCTGCCATAttataatttttagtaaattattattttttcagtatgtAAATCAGAGaacaattataattgtggtttaTGATCAGTTTTGCATCTCTTGTTCGCATAATCCTACAAATGAAGCTCAGCGGTTTggtttaaaaactttaaaacatgatggcaatttaaaaaagaaactaaacatAATGCCTATAAAAAATTCTGAACTGAAATGTACAGTTTTTCCTCACCTTATTCCCCCAAAGAAGCTTCTTCTTACGCTCCTGTTCTGCAAACTTCATG comes from the Macrobrachium nipponense isolate FS-2020 chromosome 34, ASM1510439v2, whole genome shotgun sequence genome and includes:
- the LOC135207985 gene encoding PE-PGRS family protein PE_PGRS3-like, with product MKFAEQERKKKLLWGNKSKSIDGATGVGGAVASIGGTSLYGSLTSTEHPAVAAAVNSNVPAGGMAGKPGLLGTASGVAGGGGGGQASLWASTRFANDKDGKMAEKFRRLMGVKDSGGGSESGGGGGGGVGGGGVGWRRWWWRRGEGEGRWWNTKHQLHVILFRQLEQRRGPPPEAGDHVFLPFHGKAVRNGQAGYHTHKGFGLGFTSQSFMPK